A single genomic interval of Cupriavidus sp. MP-37 harbors:
- a CDS encoding haloacid dehalogenase type II — protein sequence MNKIRAVVFDAYGTLFDVYSVTARAEQLFPGRGEALALLWRDRQIDYTRIRTMAAPDGAHYKPFWAITVDALRYAAERLGLPLDEAAEAQLLKEYACLSAFPENLGALKRLRKAGLPLGILSNGNAEMLDISVKSAGMHGLFDHVLSVDAVRQYKTAPAAYALGPLAFGLEAQEMLFVSSNGWDACGATWYGYTTFWINRAGHPAERLDVAPAGTGHDMNDLLEFVRAHGVAA from the coding sequence ATGAACAAGATCCGCGCCGTCGTCTTCGATGCCTATGGCACGCTGTTCGACGTGTATTCCGTTACCGCGCGCGCGGAACAGCTGTTCCCCGGCCGCGGCGAGGCGCTGGCGCTGCTGTGGCGCGACCGCCAGATCGACTACACGCGCATCCGCACCATGGCCGCGCCCGACGGCGCGCACTACAAGCCGTTCTGGGCCATCACCGTGGACGCGCTGCGCTACGCCGCCGAGCGCCTGGGCCTGCCGCTGGACGAGGCGGCCGAGGCGCAGCTGCTCAAGGAATACGCGTGCCTGTCGGCGTTCCCGGAAAACCTGGGCGCGCTCAAGCGCCTGCGCAAGGCCGGGCTGCCGCTGGGCATCCTGTCCAACGGCAACGCCGAGATGCTCGACATCTCGGTCAAGAGCGCCGGCATGCATGGGCTGTTCGACCATGTGCTGTCGGTCGATGCGGTGCGCCAGTACAAGACCGCGCCGGCCGCCTATGCGCTGGGGCCGCTGGCCTTCGGGCTGGAGGCGCAGGAGATGCTGTTCGTCTCGTCCAACGGCTGGGATGCCTGCGGTGCCACCTGGTATGGCTACACCACCTTCTGGATCAACCGTGCCGGCCATCCGGCGGAGCGGCTCGACGTGGCCCCCGCCGGCACCGGGCACGACATGAACGACCTGCTCGAATTCGTCCGCGCCCATGGCGTGGCGGCATAG
- the aceB gene encoding malate synthase A: MAITLPAGMKITGEILPAYEDILTPEALALVDKLHRAFEPRRQELLAARVERAKRLDAGEVPDFLPETRSIREGDWKVAPVPKALECRRVEITGPVEAKMVINAFNSGADSYMTDFEDSNTPNWHNQLQGQVNLKAAVRRTLTLESKGKQYKLNDKIATLQVRPRGWHLDEKHVTIDGKRVSGGIFDFALFLFHNAKEQIARGAGPFFYLPKMESHLEARLWNDIFVMAQNEIGLPQGTIKATVLIETILAAFEMDEILYELREHSAGLNAGRWDYIFSCIKKFKNDKDFCLADRAKVTMTAPFMRSYALLLLKTCHHRGAPAIGGMSALIPIKNDPEKNAIAMEGIISDKRRDATDGYDGGWVAHPGLVEPAMKEFVAVLGDKPNQFEKQRPDVQVKGADLLNFQPETPITEHGLRMNINVGIHYLGAWLAGNGCVPIHNLMEDAATAEISRSQVWQWIRSPKGKLEDGTKVTAELVRKLIPEELAKVKELVGGDTSTYDRAAEIFEQMSTSEDFAEFLTLPLYEEV; the protein is encoded by the coding sequence ATGGCTATCACGCTGCCCGCGGGCATGAAGATTACCGGCGAGATCCTGCCGGCCTACGAAGATATCCTCACGCCGGAAGCCCTGGCCCTGGTAGACAAGCTGCACCGTGCCTTCGAGCCGCGCCGTCAGGAACTGCTGGCCGCGCGCGTCGAGCGCGCCAAGCGCCTGGACGCCGGCGAGGTGCCCGACTTCCTGCCGGAAACCAGGAGCATCCGCGAAGGCGACTGGAAGGTTGCCCCGGTGCCCAAGGCGCTGGAATGCCGCCGCGTGGAAATCACCGGCCCGGTCGAAGCCAAGATGGTGATCAACGCCTTCAACTCGGGCGCTGACAGCTACATGACCGACTTCGAGGATTCCAACACCCCCAACTGGCACAACCAGCTGCAGGGTCAGGTCAACCTGAAGGCCGCCGTGCGCCGCACGCTGACGCTGGAATCGAAGGGCAAGCAGTACAAGCTGAACGACAAGATCGCCACGCTGCAGGTGCGTCCGCGCGGCTGGCACCTGGACGAGAAGCACGTCACCATCGACGGCAAGCGCGTCTCGGGCGGCATCTTCGACTTCGCGCTGTTCCTGTTCCACAACGCCAAGGAGCAGATTGCCCGCGGCGCCGGCCCGTTCTTCTACCTGCCGAAGATGGAAAGCCATCTGGAAGCGCGCCTGTGGAACGACATCTTCGTGATGGCGCAGAACGAAATCGGCCTGCCGCAAGGCACCATCAAGGCCACCGTGCTGATCGAAACCATCCTCGCCGCGTTCGAGATGGACGAGATCCTGTATGAGCTGCGCGAGCACAGCGCCGGCCTGAACGCCGGCCGCTGGGACTACATCTTCTCGTGCATCAAGAAGTTCAAGAACGACAAGGACTTCTGCCTGGCCGACCGCGCCAAGGTCACCATGACCGCGCCGTTCATGCGCTCGTATGCGCTGCTGCTGCTCAAGACCTGCCACCACCGCGGCGCTCCCGCGATCGGCGGCATGAGCGCGCTGATCCCGATCAAGAACGATCCGGAGAAGAACGCCATCGCCATGGAAGGCATCATCAGCGACAAGCGCCGCGACGCCACCGATGGCTATGACGGCGGCTGGGTGGCGCACCCGGGCCTGGTCGAGCCGGCGATGAAGGAATTCGTCGCGGTGCTGGGCGACAAGCCCAACCAGTTCGAGAAGCAGCGTCCGGACGTGCAGGTGAAGGGCGCCGACCTGCTGAACTTCCAGCCGGAAACGCCGATCACCGAGCACGGCCTGCGCATGAACATCAACGTCGGCATCCACTACCTGGGCGCCTGGCTGGCCGGCAACGGCTGCGTGCCGATCCACAACCTGATGGAAGATGCCGCCACCGCCGAGATCTCGCGCTCGCAGGTGTGGCAGTGGATCCGCTCGCCCAAGGGCAAGCTGGAGGACGGCACCAAGGTCACGGCCGAGCTGGTGCGCAAGCTGATCCCGGAAGAGCTGGCCAAGGTCAAGGAACTGGTTGGTGGCGACACCAGCACCTATGACCGCGCCGCCGAAATTTTCGAGCAGATGTCGACGTCGGAGGACTTTGCCGAGTTCCTGACGCTGCCGCTGTACGAAGAAGTCTGA
- the phaP3 gene encoding TIGR01841 family phasin PhaP3: MSPFTPEQFAAAQKSNVSHLFALTNTAFEGFQKLTELNLQAFRTSLAEGQENVEAVLAGKDPREVFAAQGNLVQPAAEKAVAYARHVYEIAANTQAELSKAVEAQYEQHNRNVQAFVDTFVKNAPAGSEALTALLQSGVAAANTTYQSFQDAAKQTAEVAKANLAKTAAAASGAAANATPRAAKA, from the coding sequence ATGTCACCTTTTACGCCCGAACAATTTGCTGCGGCGCAGAAGTCCAATGTGAGCCATTTGTTCGCGCTGACGAACACGGCATTTGAAGGTTTCCAGAAGCTGACCGAACTGAACCTGCAGGCCTTCCGGACCTCGCTCGCCGAAGGCCAGGAAAACGTCGAGGCGGTGCTGGCCGGCAAGGACCCGCGCGAAGTGTTCGCGGCCCAGGGCAACCTGGTGCAGCCGGCTGCCGAGAAGGCCGTGGCGTATGCCCGCCACGTCTATGAAATCGCCGCCAATACGCAGGCCGAGCTGAGCAAGGCCGTCGAGGCCCAGTACGAACAGCACAACCGCAACGTCCAGGCTTTCGTCGACACCTTCGTGAAGAACGCGCCGGCCGGTTCGGAAGCGCTGACCGCGCTGCTGCAGTCTGGTGTTGCCGCCGCCAACACCACCTATCAGTCGTTCCAGGACGCCGCCAAGCAGACCGCTGAAGTCGCCAAGGCCAACCTGGCCAAGACCGCCGCAGCCGCGTCGGGTGCGGCCGCGAACGCGACTCCCCGCGCCGCCAAGGCGTAA
- the phbB gene encoding acetoacetyl-CoA reductase, giving the protein MTKRIALVTGGMGGLGEAISIRLHDAGHSVVVTHSPGNAKAGDWLATMAASGREMRAYEVDVSDYDACQACAARILADVGHVDILVNNAGITRDMAFKKMDKPNWDAVMRTNLDSVFNLTKPLCEGMVERGWGRIINISSVNGSKGAFGQTNYAAAKAGMHGFTKSLALEVARKGVTVNTVSPGYLATKMVNAVPKEIMETKILPQIPVGRVGKPEEVAALIAYLCSEDAAYVTGSNIAINGGQHMQ; this is encoded by the coding sequence ATGACGAAGAGAATCGCATTGGTAACAGGTGGCATGGGCGGCCTCGGCGAGGCCATCAGCATCCGGCTGCACGACGCCGGCCATAGCGTGGTGGTAACGCACTCGCCCGGCAATGCCAAGGCCGGGGACTGGCTGGCCACGATGGCCGCCAGCGGCCGCGAGATGCGCGCCTATGAGGTCGACGTCTCCGACTATGACGCCTGCCAGGCCTGCGCGGCGCGCATCCTGGCCGACGTCGGCCACGTCGACATCCTGGTGAACAATGCCGGCATTACGCGCGACATGGCCTTCAAGAAGATGGACAAGCCGAACTGGGACGCGGTGATGCGCACCAACCTCGATTCGGTGTTCAACCTCACCAAGCCGCTGTGCGAAGGCATGGTCGAGCGCGGCTGGGGCCGCATCATCAATATCTCGTCGGTCAACGGCTCCAAGGGCGCGTTCGGCCAGACCAACTATGCCGCGGCCAAGGCCGGCATGCATGGCTTCACCAAATCGCTGGCGCTGGAAGTGGCGCGCAAGGGCGTGACCGTCAACACGGTCTCGCCGGGCTACCTGGCCACCAAGATGGTCAACGCCGTGCCCAAGGAGATCATGGAGACAAAGATTCTGCCGCAGATCCCGGTTGGCCGCGTCGGCAAGCCCGAGGAAGTAGCGGCGCTGATTGCCTACCTGTGCTCGGAGGATGCGGCCTATGTGACCGGTTCCAATATCGCCATCAACGGCGGCCAGCACATGCAGTAA
- a CDS encoding universal stress protein: MFKHILLATDGSELSRMAMEAAIGFVKADGTRLTAYTCMEEYPYLASGDAGHPRRKAFEEQEAERARARLEQVVAAAEAAGVSCATDMTATVPYKGIIDAAARHECDVIFMASHGRRGLDALLVGSETQKVLTHCRVPVLVYR; the protein is encoded by the coding sequence GTGTTCAAGCACATCTTGCTGGCCACCGACGGCTCAGAACTTTCAAGAATGGCGATGGAGGCGGCCATCGGCTTTGTCAAAGCCGACGGCACCAGGCTGACCGCCTACACGTGCATGGAGGAGTATCCCTATCTGGCATCGGGCGATGCCGGCCATCCCAGGCGCAAGGCCTTCGAAGAGCAGGAAGCCGAGCGGGCGAGGGCCCGGCTCGAGCAGGTGGTCGCCGCGGCCGAGGCGGCAGGCGTGTCCTGCGCCACGGACATGACCGCGACCGTTCCCTATAAGGGCATCATCGATGCCGCGGCAAGGCACGAGTGTGATGTGATCTTCATGGCGTCGCACGGCCGCCGGGGCCTGGACGCCTTGCTGGTCGGCAGTGAAACGCAGAAGGTGCTCACCCATTGCCGGGTGCCCGTGCTGGTCTACCGCTGA
- a CDS encoding bacterioferritin yields the protein MTGIEQEKVVGVLNRILEAELAGVVRYTHYSFLIFGFGRIPVVSWLREQASESLLHAHQAGEWITTLGAYPSLGIGELLDAHTTDIAAILRESLATEQQALALYRELLALVEGRSVALEEYARQLIQLEELHAGEVEKMLRKPGAAVAGQAAKG from the coding sequence ATGACGGGAATCGAACAGGAAAAGGTAGTCGGCGTACTCAACCGGATACTCGAGGCCGAGCTCGCCGGGGTGGTGCGCTACACGCATTATTCGTTCCTGATCTTCGGCTTCGGCCGCATACCCGTCGTGTCGTGGCTGCGGGAGCAGGCCAGCGAGTCGCTGCTGCACGCGCACCAGGCGGGCGAATGGATCACCACACTGGGCGCCTATCCTTCGCTTGGCATCGGCGAGCTGCTGGACGCCCACACCACCGATATCGCCGCGATCCTGCGTGAATCGCTGGCCACCGAACAGCAGGCGCTTGCGCTGTACCGCGAACTGCTGGCCCTGGTCGAGGGCCGCTCCGTGGCGCTGGAAGAATATGCGCGCCAATTGATCCAGCTGGAAGAGCTGCATGCGGGCGAGGTCGAGAAAATGCTGCGCAAGCCCGGTGCCGCGGTAGCGGGGCAGGCAGCGAAGGGCTGA
- a CDS encoding ABC transporter ATP-binding protein/permease yields the protein MSAVPEPQVADSTSPAGKRPATSTRHVWTRYWVIAKPYWVSQERWKAAGLLVVLVLLLLGQTQAEVLINEQTGEFTSALAARDADRFWASIRTCLYILIVAIPVYAVYYYIRNTLGLHWRRWMTHHYLDGYFKNRIFYKLNADAGIDNPDQRISEDINTFTRQSLFFLSIGIGALLQLIAFSAVLWIISRELVYFLVVYAIAGTFVSIACFGRVLIGLNFYQLKREADFRFSLIRVRENAESIAFYRGEPQESSHVRGRFGKAFQNFERLIRWQLGLNLFQYGYGFLTILLPSAIVASRVLDGELEVGSAIRAAGAFAAVLNALTVIVDNFEDLSRFVAGLDRLDTFSSTLTGKPAGAPRAADTIASHQDARLALEHVTLQTPNQERTLVTDLSVSINPGEGLLIVGASGGGKSSLMRAIAGLWNSGSGRIVRPAPQDMLFLPQHPYMVVGSLRSQLLYPNHVGRQVPDEELLQLLETVNLRDIAGRFGGLDTEVDWSKVLSLGEQQRLTIARVLLARPRYVMLDEATSALDIVNEEALYQLLAGLQATLVSVSHRPTLLKYHHQVLELPGDGSWRLHAARDYRFGW from the coding sequence ATGAGCGCCGTGCCCGAGCCGCAGGTGGCCGACAGCACTTCGCCCGCCGGCAAACGCCCCGCCACGTCCACCCGGCACGTCTGGACCCGCTATTGGGTGATCGCCAAACCCTACTGGGTCTCGCAGGAACGATGGAAGGCCGCCGGCCTGCTGGTGGTGCTGGTCCTGCTGCTGCTGGGCCAGACCCAGGCGGAAGTGCTGATCAACGAGCAGACCGGCGAGTTCACCTCGGCGCTGGCGGCCCGCGACGCCGACCGCTTCTGGGCCTCGATCCGTACCTGCCTGTATATCCTGATCGTCGCGATTCCCGTCTACGCGGTCTACTACTACATCCGCAACACGCTGGGCCTGCACTGGCGGCGCTGGATGACCCACCATTACCTGGACGGATATTTCAAGAACCGCATTTTCTACAAGCTCAATGCGGATGCCGGCATCGACAATCCCGACCAGCGCATCTCCGAGGACATCAACACCTTTACGCGGCAGTCGCTGTTTTTCCTGTCGATCGGCATCGGCGCGCTGCTGCAGCTGATTGCGTTCAGCGCGGTGCTGTGGATCATCTCCAGGGAGCTGGTCTATTTCCTGGTGGTGTACGCCATCGCCGGCACCTTTGTCTCGATCGCCTGCTTCGGGCGCGTGCTGATCGGGCTGAACTTCTACCAGCTCAAGCGCGAGGCCGATTTCCGTTTCAGCCTGATCCGGGTGCGCGAGAACGCCGAGTCGATTGCGTTCTATCGCGGCGAGCCGCAGGAGTCTTCGCATGTCCGCGGGCGCTTCGGCAAGGCGTTCCAGAACTTCGAGCGGCTCATCAGGTGGCAGCTTGGTCTGAACCTGTTCCAGTATGGCTATGGCTTCCTGACCATCCTGCTGCCCAGCGCCATCGTGGCCTCGCGCGTGCTGGACGGCGAGCTGGAAGTCGGCAGCGCGATCCGCGCCGCGGGCGCCTTCGCCGCCGTGCTGAATGCGCTGACGGTGATCGTCGACAACTTTGAAGACCTGAGCCGGTTCGTGGCCGGGCTGGACCGCCTGGACACGTTCTCCAGCACCCTGACCGGCAAACCGGCCGGCGCGCCGCGGGCGGCAGACACCATTGCGTCGCACCAGGATGCGCGGCTGGCGCTGGAACACGTCACGCTGCAGACGCCTAACCAGGAGCGCACGCTGGTCACGGACCTGAGCGTGTCGATCAATCCCGGCGAAGGATTGCTGATCGTCGGCGCCAGCGGCGGCGGCAAGAGTTCGCTGATGCGCGCCATCGCGGGACTGTGGAACAGCGGCAGCGGCCGCATCGTGCGGCCGGCGCCGCAGGACATGCTGTTCTTGCCGCAGCATCCTTACATGGTGGTCGGCAGCCTGCGCAGCCAGCTGCTCTACCCCAACCATGTCGGCCGCCAGGTGCCGGACGAAGAGTTGCTGCAACTGCTGGAGACCGTCAACCTGCGCGACATCGCCGGCCGCTTCGGCGGGCTGGACACGGAAGTGGACTGGAGCAAGGTGCTGTCGCTGGGCGAGCAGCAGCGGCTCACGATCGCGCGCGTGCTGCTGGCCAGGCCGCGCTATGTGATGCTGGACGAGGCCACCAGTGCGCTCGACATCGTCAATGAAGAAGCCCTGTACCAGTTGCTGGCCGGCTTGCAGGCCACGCTGGTCAGTGTCAGCCACCGGCCCACGCTGCTGAAGTACCACCACCAGGTGCTGGAGCTGCCGGGCGACGGCAGCTGGCGGCTGCACGCCGCACGGGATTACCGGTTTGGCTGGTGA
- a CDS encoding LysR family transcriptional regulator translates to MDRFDALQLFTRIVELGSFTRAASALDMPRATATHAIKELEARVGARLLERTTRQVRPTLDGQAFYERGKRVLQALEDAETSLSTQAADPRGTLRLDLHGTHATLIILPRIGEFRARYPHIELVISSGDRLVDLIGEGIDCVVRAGRPRDSSLVARRLAEMPEVLCASPAYLAAHGMPQHPSELAGHVGVGFFSRNHDSRYPFTLTVDGEVRAFRASGWISVSDAECYTSAALAGCGLIQVPRFRVEDHLRAGRLVPVLEAWPCPDLPVSALYPFHRQLAPRVRVFVDWVAGIYAERFGPPRAFTGDAHGGNPGVPPA, encoded by the coding sequence ATGGACCGCTTCGACGCGCTGCAACTTTTCACCCGGATCGTGGAACTGGGCTCTTTCACCCGTGCCGCGAGCGCGCTGGACATGCCGCGCGCCACCGCCACGCATGCGATCAAGGAGCTGGAAGCACGCGTCGGGGCCCGGCTGCTGGAGCGCACCACGCGGCAGGTGCGCCCGACGCTGGACGGGCAAGCCTTCTATGAGCGCGGCAAGCGCGTGCTGCAGGCGCTCGAAGACGCCGAAACCTCGCTCAGCACGCAGGCAGCCGACCCGCGCGGCACGCTGCGGCTGGACCTGCACGGCACCCATGCGACGCTGATCATCCTGCCGCGCATCGGCGAGTTCCGCGCGCGCTACCCGCATATCGAGCTCGTCATCAGCAGCGGCGACCGCCTGGTCGACCTGATCGGGGAGGGCATCGATTGCGTGGTGCGCGCCGGCCGGCCGCGCGATTCGTCGCTGGTGGCCAGGCGCCTGGCGGAGATGCCCGAAGTGCTGTGCGCCAGCCCCGCATACCTGGCGGCGCACGGCATGCCCCAGCATCCGTCGGAACTGGCCGGACACGTCGGCGTGGGCTTTTTTTCGCGCAACCATGACAGCCGCTATCCGTTCACGCTGACCGTCGATGGCGAGGTGCGCGCGTTCCGGGCCAGCGGCTGGATTTCGGTCAGCGATGCCGAGTGCTATACCAGCGCGGCGCTGGCCGGCTGCGGCCTGATCCAGGTGCCGCGCTTCCGCGTCGAAGATCATTTGCGCGCGGGGCGGCTGGTGCCGGTGCTGGAAGCGTGGCCATGCCCGGACCTGCCGGTGTCCGCGCTGTACCCGTTCCACCGGCAGCTGGCGCCGCGCGTGCGGGTCTTTGTCGACTGGGTGGCGGGAATCTACGCGGAACGATTCGGGCCGCCGCGCGCCTTCACCGGTGATGCGCATGGTGGAAACCCGGGCGTGCCCCCGGCCTGA
- a CDS encoding tripartite tricarboxylate transporter substrate binding protein yields MDRRQFLSTAAFAVAAGVAPHAMAQQWPARAIRLVVAYPPGGGTDVVARLFADYLTRVTGQSVVVENKPGGATIPATQDVIRARNDGQTLLVTLGSSATSGAHINRVPYDPLTDLTALAELGRAPVLLAANKDAPYNTLKELVAYAKANPGKPIHSASYGPGTSSHFGPLLFNRLAGTNLEPVLYKGSAPATQDLVGGVVPLMIDGLTTGVPLYQAGKTKVLATTIPERSELAPGAPTFRELGYPEMEQLSGYFALFGPKAMPKETVEAVSAAVRKVLADPAYQKRLAGVGVLPPQAVTPEAFAAQIRADHARWGQFIKDIGFKIDGS; encoded by the coding sequence ATGGATCGTCGACAGTTCCTGAGCACCGCGGCATTCGCGGTGGCGGCCGGCGTGGCGCCGCACGCCATGGCGCAGCAGTGGCCCGCCCGCGCCATCCGGCTGGTGGTGGCCTATCCGCCGGGTGGCGGCACCGACGTGGTGGCACGGCTGTTCGCCGACTATCTCACGCGCGTGACCGGGCAGTCGGTGGTGGTGGAGAACAAGCCCGGCGGCGCCACCATTCCCGCCACGCAGGACGTGATCCGCGCCAGGAACGACGGCCAGACCCTGCTGGTGACGCTGGGCTCTTCGGCCACCTCGGGCGCGCATATCAACCGCGTGCCCTACGATCCGTTGACCGACCTGACCGCGCTCGCCGAACTCGGCCGCGCGCCGGTGCTGCTGGCCGCCAACAAGGACGCGCCGTATAACACGCTGAAGGAACTGGTCGCCTACGCCAAGGCGAATCCGGGCAAGCCGATCCACTCGGCCTCGTACGGTCCGGGCACCTCGTCGCACTTCGGTCCGCTGCTGTTCAACCGGCTCGCCGGCACCAACCTGGAGCCGGTGCTGTACAAGGGTTCGGCGCCCGCCACGCAAGACCTGGTGGGCGGCGTGGTGCCGCTGATGATCGACGGCCTGACCACCGGCGTGCCGCTGTACCAGGCCGGCAAGACCAAGGTGCTGGCCACCACCATTCCGGAGCGCTCCGAACTCGCGCCCGGCGCGCCCACGTTCCGCGAACTGGGCTACCCCGAGATGGAGCAGCTCAGCGGCTATTTCGCGCTGTTCGGCCCGAAGGCGATGCCAAAGGAAACGGTGGAGGCGGTCTCCGCCGCGGTGCGCAAGGTGCTGGCCGATCCTGCTTACCAGAAGCGGTTGGCGGGCGTGGGCGTGCTGCCGCCGCAGGCGGTCACGCCCGAAGCGTTCGCCGCGCAGATCCGTGCCGACCACGCGCGCTGGGGACAGTTCATCAAGGACATCGGCTTCAAGATCGACGGCAGTTGA
- a CDS encoding DUF1801 domain-containing protein, whose protein sequence is MHPSEQIDQLIAGLADWRGQTLASLRKAILAADSGIVEEWKWMGSPVWSRDGMIAVANAHKAKVKITFTNGASLPDPDHLFNAGLGGNKWRAIDLAEGDKIDARALQALVRAAIAFNQAKPRKKAPVPARAKASQQDDA, encoded by the coding sequence ATGCATCCATCGGAACAGATCGACCAGTTGATCGCCGGGTTGGCCGACTGGCGCGGCCAGACCCTGGCCAGCCTGCGCAAGGCCATCCTCGCCGCCGACAGCGGCATCGTCGAGGAATGGAAATGGATGGGCAGCCCGGTATGGTCGCGCGACGGCATGATCGCCGTCGCCAACGCCCACAAGGCCAAGGTCAAGATCACCTTTACCAACGGGGCCAGCCTGCCCGACCCGGACCACCTCTTCAATGCCGGCCTGGGCGGCAACAAATGGCGGGCCATCGACCTGGCCGAGGGCGACAAGATCGACGCACGCGCCCTGCAGGCTCTGGTCCGCGCCGCGATCGCGTTCAACCAGGCCAAGCCCAGGAAAAAAGCGCCGGTGCCCGCGCGTGCAAAGGCCAGCCAGCAGGACGACGCGTGA
- a CDS encoding DUF1801 domain-containing protein, whose translation MANSTSRTPAGSARKSAQKTATRPATGKPVLLAGGNPQIPKGDGDAPVQAYLAAMPGWKQDAGRRLDALIERNVPDVSKAVRWNSPFYGRAGQGWFLSFHCMTRYIKVAFFRGMSLDPVPPVESRDKDTRYFHIHEGEAFDEDLLAHWIRQAAALPGWQP comes from the coding sequence ATGGCCAACAGCACGTCCAGGACCCCGGCAGGGAGCGCGCGCAAGTCCGCGCAGAAGACCGCCACCCGCCCCGCCACCGGCAAGCCGGTGCTGCTGGCGGGCGGCAATCCGCAGATTCCGAAAGGCGACGGCGATGCGCCGGTGCAGGCCTACCTCGCGGCGATGCCGGGCTGGAAGCAGGACGCGGGCCGCCGCCTAGACGCACTGATCGAGCGCAACGTGCCCGATGTCAGCAAGGCGGTGCGCTGGAATTCGCCGTTCTATGGCCGGGCGGGGCAGGGCTGGTTCCTGAGCTTCCATTGCATGACCCGGTACATCAAGGTGGCGTTTTTCCGCGGCATGTCGCTGGATCCGGTGCCGCCGGTCGAGTCCAGGGACAAGGACACGCGCTATTTCCATATCCACGAGGGCGAGGCCTTCGACGAGGACCTGCTGGCGCACTGGATCCGGCAGGCCGCGGCGCTGCCGGGGTGGCAGCCGTAG
- a CDS encoding mandelate racemase/muconate lactonizing enzyme family protein yields MKIASIEAIVLRIPFTVGGVSAAGVWGGAGMQAADSLLLKVSTDDGLVGWGETFGFVGIPAVKAAIEQMLAPACIGRDASRIDAIGLDLQRRFHVFGRSGPLFYGLSALDIALWDLCGKAAGLPVHRLLGGARCERLPAYASLIRYADAEAIAVNVRRAIADGYRSLKLHEVDLAVIRAARAAAGPEIEITLDTNCPWTLHEAIDMARVLQPLSLRWLEEPLWPPENYAGLAALRQRCAIPVAAGENATTLMEFEHLLSLGAVDVVQPSPAKMGGISALRDVFALARAHNVQVMVHTFYDGPGLLAAMHATAALGDAAAMIEWRYFDMAAQVLGDAVVPRDGNIALPTGPGLGIDPDPEVIRRYRVG; encoded by the coding sequence ATGAAGATCGCAAGCATCGAGGCCATCGTCCTGCGCATTCCGTTCACGGTCGGCGGCGTTTCGGCCGCGGGCGTCTGGGGCGGTGCCGGCATGCAGGCGGCCGATTCGCTGCTGCTCAAGGTGAGCACCGATGATGGCCTGGTCGGCTGGGGCGAAACCTTCGGCTTCGTCGGCATTCCGGCGGTGAAGGCGGCGATCGAGCAGATGCTGGCGCCGGCCTGCATCGGCCGTGACGCGAGCCGGATCGATGCAATCGGCCTGGACCTGCAGCGCCGGTTCCATGTGTTCGGGCGCAGCGGGCCCCTGTTCTACGGGCTGTCGGCGCTCGATATCGCGCTGTGGGACCTCTGCGGCAAGGCGGCGGGGCTGCCCGTCCACCGTTTGCTTGGCGGCGCGCGCTGCGAGCGGTTGCCGGCCTACGCCAGCCTGATCCGGTACGCCGATGCCGAAGCGATCGCGGTCAACGTCAGGCGTGCCATCGCCGATGGCTACCGCAGCCTGAAGCTGCACGAAGTCGACCTGGCCGTGATCCGCGCCGCACGCGCGGCCGCGGGGCCGGAAATCGAAATCACGCTGGATACGAACTGCCCGTGGACGCTGCATGAGGCCATCGACATGGCCCGCGTCCTGCAGCCCTTGTCGCTAAGGTGGCTGGAAGAGCCGCTGTGGCCGCCCGAGAACTACGCCGGACTGGCGGCCCTGCGCCAGCGCTGCGCGATTCCGGTTGCAGCCGGCGAGAATGCGACCACGCTGATGGAGTTCGAGCATCTGCTAAGCCTTGGCGCCGTCGATGTGGTGCAGCCCAGCCCGGCCAAGATGGGCGGCATCAGCGCCCTGCGCGATGTCTTTGCCCTGGCCAGGGCGCACAACGTGCAGGTGATGGTCCATACCTTCTACGATGGTCCCGGGCTGCTGGCCGCGATGCATGCCACCGCGGCGCTGGGCGACGCCGCCGCCATGATCGAATGGCGCTACTTCGACATGGCCGCGCAGGTGCTTGGCGATGCCGTGGTGCCGCGCGACGGCAACATCGCGCTACCCACCGGGCCGGGCCTGGGCATCGACCCGGATCCGGAAGTGATCCGACGCTACCGCGTGGGGTGA